The following are encoded together in the Desulfovibrio aminophilus genome:
- a CDS encoding L-lactate permease yields the protein MENWIQAYNPLGSILVSALVAGIPLYILFFMLAVKRMAGHKAAIAATVVAVLLAIFVWGMPAGLAINATVYGAAFGLFPIVWIVITAIWIYNMTVESGEFEIIKNSLASITDDRRLQAILVAFAFGSFIEGTAGFGTPVAITAAMLVGLGFNPLYAAGICLIANTAPVAFGAIGIPIVVAAKVSDLEVMKISQICGRQLPFLSVIVPLWLAVTMSGFKRAMEVLPAVLVAGVCFAGSQFIFSNYHGPYLPDIMSAIITIVGLGAFLRVWKPKNVWHFPDEAPSAGGPVKCEYGMGEVLRAWTPYIILAVMVLLWGLESVKKFLDGILLIKISWPGLHNVVLKTAPIVAKDVPYGAVFNLNLLSAAGTAIFFSGLLAVLVIPKYGFGKAFSCFGRTIYQLRFPILTIAMILGLAYIMNFSGMSSTMGLAFTATGSLFPFFAPILGWLGVFLTGSDTSSNALFGSLQKTTAQQIGVDPALCVAANSSGGVTGKMISPQSISVATAASNMVGHEGDIFRFTLPHSIAMLLVVSVLTMLQAYVLKWMLP from the coding sequence ATGGAAAACTGGATTCAGGCTTACAATCCGCTGGGAAGCATCCTGGTATCGGCGCTGGTGGCGGGCATCCCCCTCTACATTCTCTTTTTCATGCTGGCGGTGAAACGCATGGCGGGCCACAAGGCCGCCATCGCCGCCACGGTCGTGGCCGTGCTTCTGGCCATCTTCGTCTGGGGCATGCCCGCGGGCCTGGCGATCAACGCCACGGTCTACGGCGCGGCCTTCGGCCTCTTCCCCATCGTCTGGATCGTCATCACGGCCATCTGGATCTACAACATGACCGTTGAGTCCGGGGAATTCGAGATCATCAAGAACTCCCTGGCCAGCATCACCGACGACCGTCGGCTGCAGGCCATCCTGGTGGCCTTCGCCTTCGGCTCCTTCATCGAGGGCACGGCGGGCTTCGGCACCCCGGTGGCCATCACCGCCGCCATGCTCGTGGGCCTGGGCTTCAACCCCCTGTACGCGGCGGGCATCTGCCTCATCGCCAACACCGCGCCCGTGGCCTTCGGCGCCATCGGCATCCCCATCGTGGTGGCGGCCAAGGTCTCGGACCTGGAAGTGATGAAGATCAGCCAGATCTGCGGACGCCAGCTGCCCTTCCTGTCCGTGATCGTGCCCCTTTGGCTGGCCGTGACCATGAGCGGCTTCAAGCGCGCCATGGAGGTGCTCCCGGCCGTTCTCGTGGCGGGCGTGTGCTTCGCGGGCTCCCAGTTCATCTTCTCCAACTATCACGGCCCCTACCTGCCGGACATCATGTCGGCCATCATCACCATCGTCGGCCTGGGCGCCTTCCTGCGCGTCTGGAAGCCGAAGAACGTGTGGCACTTCCCCGACGAGGCCCCGTCCGCAGGCGGACCCGTGAAGTGCGAGTACGGCATGGGCGAGGTGCTCCGCGCCTGGACGCCCTACATCATCCTGGCCGTGATGGTTCTTCTCTGGGGCCTGGAGAGCGTGAAGAAGTTCCTTGACGGCATCCTGCTCATCAAGATCAGCTGGCCCGGCCTGCACAACGTGGTCCTCAAGACCGCGCCCATCGTGGCCAAGGACGTGCCCTACGGCGCGGTGTTCAACCTGAACCTGCTCTCGGCCGCGGGCACGGCCATCTTCTTCTCCGGCCTGCTCGCGGTGCTGGTGATCCCCAAGTACGGCTTCGGCAAGGCCTTCTCCTGCTTCGGCCGCACGATCTACCAGCTGCGCTTCCCGATCCTGACCATCGCCATGATCCTGGGCCTGGCCTACATCATGAACTTCTCCGGCATGAGTTCGACCATGGGCCTGGCCTTCACCGCCACCGGTTCGCTGTTCCCCTTCTTCGCCCCGATCCTGGGCTGGCTCGGCGTGTTCCTCACCGGTTCGGACACGTCCTCCAACGCCCTCTTCGGATCGCTGCAGAAGACCACGGCGCAGCAGATCGGCGTGGACCCGGCCCTGTGCGTGGCGGCCAACTCCTCCGGCGGCGTGACCGGCAAGATGATCTCGCCCCAGTCCATCTCGGTGGCCACGGCGGCCTCCAACATGGTCGGACATGAAGGCGACATCTTCCGCTTCACGCTGCCGCACTCCATCGCCATGCTTCTGGTGGTGAGCGTGCTGACCATGCTCCAGGCCTACGTGCTGAAGTGGATGCTGCCCTAA